A single genomic interval of Candidatus Hydrogenedentota bacterium harbors:
- a CDS encoding uracil-DNA glycosylase family protein, whose translation MPSKKNNDVITAAALEKYLKEVRACCHCADVLPLGCRPILRVKITARILIAGQAPGIKVHESGIPWNDPSGDRLRSWLGLDRKQFYDDTQIAIISMGFCYPGRSPRGGDLPPRPECAELWLEKLLSFLPNLETTILAGAYAQKWYLGKEAKRTLTETVENWKDWAPRYFPVPHPSFRNNHWLKKNPWFEKDLVPVLQKRMKKLLH comes from the coding sequence ATGCCGAGTAAAAAAAATAACGATGTAATAACAGCTGCGGCACTTGAAAAATATCTGAAAGAGGTTCGCGCTTGCTGCCATTGTGCGGACGTGCTCCCCTTGGGCTGTCGCCCTATTCTGCGCGTTAAAATCACGGCACGCATTCTAATCGCAGGTCAGGCGCCGGGCATCAAAGTCCATGAAAGCGGAATTCCATGGAATGATCCGAGCGGCGACCGGCTTCGTTCATGGCTGGGTCTTGACCGCAAACAATTTTATGACGATACACAAATCGCGATCATTTCCATGGGATTTTGTTATCCCGGTCGATCGCCTCGGGGCGGTGATCTTCCACCACGTCCGGAATGTGCGGAGCTGTGGTTGGAAAAATTACTGAGCTTCCTGCCTAATCTTGAGACCACCATTTTGGCGGGTGCTTATGCACAAAAATGGTATCTCGGCAAGGAAGCGAAACGAACGCTTACAGAAACCGTTGAAAATTGGAAAGACTGGGCACCGAGATATTTCCCTGTGCCGCACCCCTCTTTTCGAAATAATCACTGGCTGAAAAAGAATCCGTGGTTTGAAAAAGATCTGGTACCTGTATTGCAAAAGCGTATGAAAAAGCTACTGCATTAA
- a CDS encoding Gfo/Idh/MocA family oxidoreductase: MSRKVRIGIIGCGAITERHHAPEYANSPDAEIVALCDSMKSKAQAVADKFAPNAQVFTDYKDLLKQADIEGVSVCLPNHLHGPVTVAALKAGCNVLVEKPMATSMEEAKRMIAAAEKAGKLLAVNQNQRLYPAHVKAKEVMDSGIMGDVLHVTAMFGHDGPEFWSPSGKWFFKKKEARFGAMADLGVHKADLVRYLTGKEVGSISAYFKRLEKKRASVEDNFVAAMQFTDGTVGTLAASWTVKGADANYTILYCTKGTLSICAYPGRPLVANLVEPECEINFDVHRPPDNDDDGWGLDVGGRFCRAIKGEEEPFCSGVEGMKSLEVILAAERAALTGKAVSIKH; the protein is encoded by the coding sequence ATGAGCAGAAAAGTACGAATCGGAATTATTGGTTGTGGCGCTATAACGGAAAGACATCATGCGCCGGAATATGCGAATAGCCCGGACGCGGAAATCGTAGCCCTTTGCGATTCCATGAAGAGCAAAGCGCAAGCGGTTGCCGATAAATTTGCGCCAAACGCACAGGTCTTCACTGATTATAAAGATCTTCTGAAGCAGGCAGATATCGAAGGGGTTTCCGTTTGCCTCCCCAATCATCTCCATGGCCCCGTCACCGTGGCCGCGCTGAAAGCAGGTTGTAATGTGTTAGTTGAAAAGCCCATGGCAACCAGTATGGAAGAAGCCAAACGCATGATCGCCGCGGCGGAGAAGGCGGGCAAACTGCTTGCAGTCAACCAAAATCAACGGTTATATCCTGCCCACGTCAAAGCCAAAGAAGTCATGGACAGCGGGATCATGGGCGACGTGCTCCATGTGACCGCCATGTTTGGGCACGATGGCCCTGAATTTTGGAGTCCTTCCGGGAAATGGTTTTTTAAGAAAAAAGAAGCCCGTTTCGGCGCCATGGCTGATCTGGGCGTTCACAAAGCTGACCTGGTCCGATACCTCACGGGCAAGGAAGTCGGGTCGATCAGTGCCTACTTCAAACGGCTCGAAAAGAAACGGGCCAGCGTGGAGGATAATTTTGTCGCAGCAATGCAGTTTACTGATGGTACCGTGGGCACATTGGCTGCCTCATGGACGGTGAAAGGTGCCGACGCGAATTACACCATCTTGTATTGCACTAAGGGCACGCTTAGTATTTGTGCGTATCCCGGCCGTCCGCTCGTGGCGAATCTGGTGGAACCTGAATGCGAAATTAATTTTGATGTACACCGTCCTCCCGATAATGATGATGACGGTTGGGGCCTTGATGTAGGCGGTCGTTTTTGTCGTGCCATCAAAGGCGAAGAAGAACCGTTTTGCAGTGGTGTGGAAGGCATGAAATCTTTAGAAGTCATTCTCGCCGCAGAACGTGCAGCACTGACAGGCAAAGCCGTAAGCATCAAGCATTAA